GTCAAAAAAACTCCATTTAGTCATATCTTCCCATGTCCACAATTGCCTTACAATACGATTGCAGCTATCTTTAGTCATTACAAAATTTGCCTTGAGAAAGATAAGCCAGTACAGCTAAAAACTTATGCCCATGTTGTTGCAGAGTTGTAGGATCGCGCATTAGTGAGACACCTTTTTCGTTCACACAATTCAAAAGCGAAAAATCTGCCTTTTGAATATTTCAAGGCTTTTCTTATGTTAAATGATGAAGCTTGTGACAGCTGTTTTTCAACGCCTGGATTGAATGATCCAATAAAGAGCGTCAAAATCAAAACAACCTCTGGGTAAAGTCAAGGAAATCGAAGTTTGATCGGATCAGGCTAAAAAGCAGCCTGATGTAGCATTAAAGTGCAAGAAAAAGCTCTGAACACCTTTCAAATCTTCAAGTTCAGTTTACCGAGCAAGGCAATATGACGAGCAGTCGCTTGATTCCAATGCTTTTTAACAATCCCAATCAATTAACCAGGTAATATTACTGCTTGTATTTTTTCCTGAAGATTGATGTGGCCATGTAGGTTTTTATGATACTCTAAGATGTCGCAGAAACACGTAATACGTCAATGGCCTTGACATTTAGTTCCAATCTGGAGCTGCAGCTGTTCCTGGCCCGTACCCCCAGCAGGTGTTCATCCAGCATCCACCCGCTACATGCTCTAACTCCTCTTTACTAAGTTTACTGAGTTTCTCCGAAGTAAATTCGCAGCCATATTCTTTAGCGAGACACACGACTTCTTCAGCAGACTTAGCTGTTTTGAGCTTTTCTTGAAGGTGTGTATCGCCTTTAGCTTTGGCAAGGAAAAACTCGAGTTGTTCATTGGACATTGGTGTTTTGCGAGTCATCTCAAAATACCCATAAAGAGAATACAAGCCAATCCTTCGATTAGGGGATATTTAGCGGCGCTTGGCTGGCCCTCAATGCTGCATCTGAAGGATTGAAACTGAACCGGGTGGTAACTAGCTTGAAGGAGCACCAAGCAAGACCGATGAAAGACAAAACAGCCAACAAGGACACCGATGCAAATCAGAACAGACTCAGCGAAAACGAGCTGAAAACCGTTCAATGCGGCATGACCTGGAATCAGTTCGTTAGTAATCAGGACAACCTTGGACTGGAGGAAGCGGCCACAGCACATGACCAAGGAGTTTGGAGAGGGCCTTAGTCCCTCCACGAAACCAGGCACTAGGGCTCTGGCTGTCGCTCATGGAACCGAAGCTAACCAAGCCTGTCACGCCTGAATACAAACAGAAGAACTGATGCCGTGATTGGTGAATAGGTCCAGTTCATCAATACGATCGTTCAGATCGTGCTCCGAACCGACACAAGCCTGGCAGTTGGTGGAGGTGAGTGAGTGATTGCTGGAAGACGCATCGATAGGCACAAACTCAGTCACCCTTGACCTGTTGCCAAAAACCCCTGACTTGGCTGCAGACTCCAAAAGGTTCATGGAATTTTTATGGATCAGAGTCAGGACGCCCCTGCATGGAAACGACAAACAACATCGATACGAAACAAGAGCTCTAAAAATTGATGTGGAGCGAAATCGGAGTGTCAATCACCTCCCCACCGACGCCTGTAGCAACCTGGGACGAGAGCAAGTCGGACAAGAAACTGATGTGCTGCTAAACGAACAGGGACCAGCTTCATTGCGAAAGAAGGTCAACTGATATGAGCAACGAACATCATCAAAGTGACAGACGCCCACACAAAGCGGATCATGACAGACTTCATCCGAAGCATC
Above is a window of Synechococcus sp. BIOS-E4-1 DNA encoding:
- a CDS encoding Nif11-like leader peptide family natural product precursor, which codes for MSNEQLEFFLAKAKGDTHLQEKLKTAKSAEEVVCLAKEYGCEFTSEKLSKLSKEELEHVAGGCWMNTCWGYGPGTAAAPDWN